The Klebsiella sp. RIT-PI-d genomic sequence ACTCATCGGTTTTGCAGAAAGCAGAAGAGGATATCGGTGCTCCGCAAACCGCTGGAGCCTGCGAAACTGAATGCGTTATTAAGCCAGTGGGCGCAGGCCGGAAGTCATCGCACCTGATAATATGCCATTACCCCGGCGCTGCCGGTCCCTTCATTTGCCGAATGAAAAGATCCTCTTCAGCATGATTGCTGCGGCATCGGCTAAGTCCGATCGTTAAATGTCATCAAGATAAATTTTTCCCGGTTTATACATATCTTCACCTGATTTATCAATCAGTACATATTTTTCACCCGTTGCATCATTGACAGCATACAGGACAAATTGCTGATCTATGTAACCAGGCATGTCAATATTGTTATCTGACTCATATTCTTTACCGGCTTCAACCACGCCGTAGTCAAACATCAGTTCCCCGCCAATATATAAAACATTGTGTTGGCTTACCACCCCCCCGCGGTTTTTAAAATAGACACGATCCACCTTTCTACCACTTGTCCAGGACCAGTCTATCCATTCCGGAGTATGGTATTCAAACACAGTCTCTTCGAGCACAATATTATCAACATCAACCGTATCCGCTTGTGCATCCCAGAGGCACTGAAAATAAAGTCGAGTAGAATTTAGCTCCGTGGGCGTTTTAAAGACATATGATTCTGTATGCCATTCGGTGGTTCTATCACGGTTACATTCCAGCATGAAAATTTCCTGATAATTCTTCAGATTCTGGATATTAACCAATACGCCTCCTGGCCCACGACAGTCAAACTTCAATGTATATTCCGTATCTGGTTGCAGCGGAATTGTTTGCATGATGGAGGCCGTTGATTCAAGCTGGCAATAATGGTTTTGGTTGCTTTCTTCGTAGTGGACCTGCGTTGGACCTGAAAGTATCCAGTCCACGGTATTAATTTTTTCGAAATTACCGTCAATAATAATATCTTTAGTGATGATCATAAATAGCCTCATATAATTACTTTTAAAATGAGGCTTGATTATCAGGTATGCTGAAGCTAATGTTGCGCATTAAAAGAACTGAATTAAGCAAAAATAACACGCAACGTTTAACATGCGCGGATAAACAAGATATTTCCCTGTCAGCTCAGCTGGAAAATCTTCCCGCGCGGTACAAATGGCAATCGTCGTCCCTGCGGTAATAGCCACGCGTGTTCCATCGTAACGCTAATATGCTCCTCACAGTAGCCATCGGTGATGATCAGAACCGGTCCTCCTTTGGGGAAATCGCCTTTCAGTGCCATACCATTCAGCATATCGACGCCCGGCTGCAAAATGGTGCCACCGCGCCCCTGAATGGTGAAATGGTTGAGCAACTGCTCGGGCGGCACCCATCCGCGATCCCAGGCTCTGGCATCGCAGCAAATAAAGCGCACGGCAAAAACCTCGTGCGCCAGGGAATAGCTGGCAATTGCGCCCAGCGCCTTACCCAGCAGCTGAGGATCCATAGAGCCTGAAGTATCAAGAATCACACCAAATACCCGTGAGCGGCGCTCGTCTTCGGTGGGTTTAATGACTGCCGGGCGCGGAATAGAAGGCGTAGCGCTTTGACGACGTGAGGGTCGCGCATAACTGCGCCGCTGTTCAGGGGGCGGAAAATGTTCATCAAACCACTCGGCGAGCGCGACGTCCCACGGGATCGGCGGCTGTGCAAGACTGCGAATTTCCTCAATAAGCCCTAGTGGAAGGGTGCCGCGCATCGGCGCGTACAGGCAGCGGTCCAGCCCCTGATAGAGCGCCCGCCGACACCACGCTTCCGCATCAGTAAACTGACTTTCCGCCTCCTCAACCAGAATATCACCGCCCGCCCGGCCGCGCAGGGTGATTAACTTGCGCGATTGACGCATGTTTTGTGCCAGTGCGTCGTAAATCTCCTCTGCAGACATGGCGCTGAACTGGGGATCGTACAGCATTCCCAGGTCCGGCGGCGTCCCGACCTGCATCTGGATCAGCCAGTCGTTAATGATGAAATCGCAGGCGACATTCCACAGTTCGGGATCGCGCCCCCGACGCCGTGAAGCGTGGTTGAGTCCGGCATGGAGCAGTTCATGAGCGAACACGAAGACCAGTTCATCTTTGTTGAGGCGGGCATGAGGATTAATCCAGATTTTGCGGATACTGACATCAATAGCCGCCACAGCAATGTCGTACTGGCTACAAAGCTGACCATCTTCTTCGATATCAAAGCTGGCCGCCAGCGCGCCCAATAACGGGTAGAGAGTCATAATTTGCTGGCGTGCTTTCTGCGCCGCGCTCATTTTATAGGCGGTATGATCGGAAGATTGATATCCACCGACCTGCTCCAGCGCCACACTGACGCTATGACTCAGCCCTTCCGCCAGCAGCATTTTCCAGTCAGGCGGAGAGGTATAGCGGTTAGCCCGCGGCGCGCTGATATAAAAGCAGCTTTTAGCATCACCGCAATACCGCCGTTGCCATTGAGACAATTCTTCAGCAATACCCTCTTCACGGATCTGACGGAAAAGCGCATCTGCATCGGCATGGTTTCCCTCGGGAAAAGGAAAAGACTGAAGTTCGTCAGGCAGGGGGCCAATTTTCAACTCTTCGCAAAAACGCATCATCGCAATCAGCACCGCCAGGTCCCATTGTTGAGATGAATGCGGTGCGGGATCGCGAATCAGGCCAAAACCGAGGGCGGAAAGCGCCTGCGCGATCATCCGTGCCCACTGCGCCGGAGTGGCATGACGTTTGGCGTTAAGCCACAGGTAGCCATTATCGCCAATACTCACCCAGCCTTTTGAAGAAACATACGCATGGCCAGTATCGAATTGCTTATAGATCCGCGCCCCTATCGGCGCGAACAGCGGATGTTTCATCACCATCTCAAGGCCTGCTTTGCAGGCGTCAAGCGCGGGGTTACGTGCCGCTTTACTCATGATGACTTCGCTCTTGCCGCCAGACGAGGCAAATCACGCGCGACTTCAATCAAAAACCAGGCAGGCAGTTTTTTACCGTTTTCATCTTCACTCATCACCGACTGGGCAATTTCGACGCTAATACGCGCCAGCGTTTTCAGGCTGTCTTTGGCCTGTATCGCCAGCCGCTTATGCTCGCTGCGCAAAGATTGATCCTCGACAGGCAACTCCTTATACAAATGCGAACGAAACGACTGTGCCAGGAAATAGAGGACATCGCGATCGGCAGGATCGTCCGGCCAGGCCGCATCACCTTTTAGAATGGCTGTAATGGTATGCTTCTGGCGAATTTGCTTCACAAAACCTTTAAAGCTGCCAGCATGGGCTGGCGAGAGCAGCCCGTAAATCAGCGCTTCAAGCATTTCAACGGGTATTTCATCGCCAAATGAGAAAAGCGCATCAGACAACATATGCCAGCTACGCGGCGTGGAAAAGGGTTCTTCATGTTTCGGCGGCTCATTCCACAGCTGATCCGGACGCAGCTGGATATATTCCACCACCCACGGATGAAGGCCCGCCTCATTAATCGCCCAGTGCAGCCACTGACGGTGATCGGCTCGCAGATGAACATGTACCATACGGTTAATCAGCGCTGACGGCATCGGCTTGACAATCGCAGCATCTTTGGCCCGGTTCCCGGCGCCGATAACCACGGTGCCCTCCGGAAGACGGTACTCCCCAATACGCTGCTCAAGGATCAGGGAGTAAAACGCTTTCTGAATTTCATGCGACGAGGCATTGAGCTCATCCAGAAACAGCACAAAGGGCTTTTGACGAACAATATTGGCAGGAGGATAAAAACGCGAGCACTGACCGTCAATTTGTGGAATACCGAGAAGATCTTCCGGGGCCAGCTGGCTTCCAAGGAGTGAAACGCACTCCATACCGACTTCATCAGCGAAGCGTCTGACCAGCGCACTTTTACCAATTCCCGGCGCTCCCCACAGGAAAACCGGTCGAGTAATGGCAACGTTAAGAAGGAAATCAAATGTTTGTTCAGGGGTGAGCTGAATAGCAGACTGCATGTCTCTACGTCCTTTTTTGGCGTCGGGCAACTTTTAGCGCAACGTTTTAGAATACGGACAAAACAGATGACAACAACCCCTAAAAAACGGGGTAACTCTTTATCTGGTCTGAAAATTGGCTGATGGGCATTCGGCCAGGTAAGAATAAATCAGCGGAAATGATCAACAGGCAGGGTATTACTGATGTTAATGGATGCAAAAGAGAGAGAGGAAAAAGACCCTCGCGATACTCTCGTCGCGCAAGGGTCTGTTCAGGGCAATGAAATGAAAGGGATAAACGACTACTCTGTCACTTCCAGCTTTGACGCTTCGTTACTGGCATTGCGGGTCATCCACAGGGCCAGCGCTTTTAACGAATCCTGGGTGAATTCATCGCAGCGGGCGGTAATTTCCGCAGGCTCCATCCAGCATACTTCGCTCACTTCATCTTCCTGTAGCGCGAACGGCCCATGTGAAACGCAGCTAAACAGCCCGCCCCAGACCCGGCAATGTTTGTCTTCAAAATAGAACTGCCCATGCTCGGCAAAGGGTACGCCAGCAATACCCAGCTCCTCTTCTGCCTCACGACGTGCGGCTTCTAACATACCTTCATCGGCCTGTACGACGCCGCCTGCGGTGGCGTCCAGCATCCCCGGCATAAAGTCTTTGCTTTCGGTACGGCGCTGCACCAGGATCTTACCCATCCCGTCATGAACAACAATATAGGTTGCCCGGTGACGTAGGCACTGCGCGCGCATTTGAGCACGATTCGCCTGCGCGATGACCTCATTGTCTTCGTTGACAATGTCCACCCACTCCATATCTGCCAAATGCGTTTGCTCCACCATCAGAAAACCTTCTCTTACAAGCGCTCTTAAGGCGCGTTTATGGTTGACGGGTAAATTACGGATTAATCGCGATTTCTGCAATCACCCGTTGATCATTGAGTGCGATAACACGTAAGACATGGTTATCAAAAATACCATAACTGGCTTCATTACCGCCTTTGGGAATACTCACCGAGCCAGGATTAAAATGGTAGATGCCGTCACGTTTTTCCGCCACTGGCAGATGCGTATGGCCGTAAACCAGGATATCTCCTGGTGACAATGGCGGCAGATTATCGGCACCAAACAGGTGTCCATGCGTCAGAAACAGCCGCTGTTCATCGGTTAACACTTGCTGCCACGGGGCCATTATCGGGAAGGTTAATAGCATCTGGTCTACTTCACTGTCGCAGTTGCCGCGCACGGCAATAATGCGTTCGGCCTGCTCGTTGAGCCGAACCGCAACCTCCGCAGGCGCATAGCGTTCCGGCAGCGCATTGCGCGGACCGTGGTTAAGAATATCACCCAGAATGACC encodes the following:
- a CDS encoding carbohydrate binding domain-containing protein; this encodes MIITKDIIIDGNFEKINTVDWILSGPTQVHYEESNQNHYCQLESTASIMQTIPLQPDTEYTLKFDCRGPGGVLVNIQNLKNYQEIFMLECNRDRTTEWHTESYVFKTPTELNSTRLYFQCLWDAQADTVDVDNIVLEETVFEYHTPEWIDWSWTSGRKVDRVYFKNRGGVVSQHNVLYIGGELMFDYGVVEAGKEYESDNNIDMPGYIDQQFVLYAVNDATGEKYVLIDKSGEDMYKPGKIYLDDI
- a CDS encoding DUF2201 family putative metallopeptidase; this translates as MSKAARNPALDACKAGLEMVMKHPLFAPIGARIYKQFDTGHAYVSSKGWVSIGDNGYLWLNAKRHATPAQWARMIAQALSALGFGLIRDPAPHSSQQWDLAVLIAMMRFCEELKIGPLPDELQSFPFPEGNHADADALFRQIREEGIAEELSQWQRRYCGDAKSCFYISAPRANRYTSPPDWKMLLAEGLSHSVSVALEQVGGYQSSDHTAYKMSAAQKARQQIMTLYPLLGALAASFDIEEDGQLCSQYDIAVAAIDVSIRKIWINPHARLNKDELVFVFAHELLHAGLNHASRRRGRDPELWNVACDFIINDWLIQMQVGTPPDLGMLYDPQFSAMSAEEIYDALAQNMRQSRKLITLRGRAGGDILVEEAESQFTDAEAWCRRALYQGLDRCLYAPMRGTLPLGLIEEIRSLAQPPIPWDVALAEWFDEHFPPPEQRRSYARPSRRQSATPSIPRPAVIKPTEDERRSRVFGVILDTSGSMDPQLLGKALGAIASYSLAHEVFAVRFICCDARAWDRGWVPPEQLLNHFTIQGRGGTILQPGVDMLNGMALKGDFPKGGPVLIITDGYCEEHISVTMEHAWLLPQGRRLPFVPRGKIFQLS
- a CDS encoding AAA family ATPase yields the protein MQSAIQLTPEQTFDFLLNVAITRPVFLWGAPGIGKSALVRRFADEVGMECVSLLGSQLAPEDLLGIPQIDGQCSRFYPPANIVRQKPFVLFLDELNASSHEIQKAFYSLILEQRIGEYRLPEGTVVIGAGNRAKDAAIVKPMPSALINRMVHVHLRADHRQWLHWAINEAGLHPWVVEYIQLRPDQLWNEPPKHEEPFSTPRSWHMLSDALFSFGDEIPVEMLEALIYGLLSPAHAGSFKGFVKQIRQKHTITAILKGDAAWPDDPADRDVLYFLAQSFRSHLYKELPVEDQSLRSEHKRLAIQAKDSLKTLARISVEIAQSVMSEDENGKKLPAWFLIEVARDLPRLAARAKSS
- the yfcD gene encoding NUDIX hydrolase YfcD — protein: MVEQTHLADMEWVDIVNEDNEVIAQANRAQMRAQCLRHRATYIVVHDGMGKILVQRRTESKDFMPGMLDATAGGVVQADEGMLEAARREAEEELGIAGVPFAEHGQFYFEDKHCRVWGGLFSCVSHGPFALQEDEVSEVCWMEPAEITARCDEFTQDSLKALALWMTRNASNEASKLEVTE
- the yfcE gene encoding phosphodiesterase; this translates as MKLMFASDIHGSLAATEKVLARFAESGARWLVILGDILNHGPRNALPERYAPAEVAVRLNEQAERIIAVRGNCDSEVDQMLLTFPIMAPWQQVLTDEQRLFLTHGHLFGADNLPPLSPGDILVYGHTHLPVAEKRDGIYHFNPGSVSIPKGGNEASYGIFDNHVLRVIALNDQRVIAEIAINP